A genome region from Cydia pomonella isolate Wapato2018A chromosome 21, ilCydPomo1, whole genome shotgun sequence includes the following:
- the LOC133529579 gene encoding retinol dehydrogenase 14 isoform X2, protein MCEGCAKPFLYLFGFKPLSIWVSLNMIVAEAWRSSYLFWVFPLLIVLVILAILGVFTVLLGIRLYAQYTCGRYRGKARMDGKTVIVTGCTSGIGRETAKELAKRGATVIMACRNVEAAEKVKEKIIDATKNSKVEVKKLDLSSFSSIRAFAEDINKNVQKLDVLIHNAGYAETFKRNKSQDDIELTMATNHYGPFLLTHLLIDLLKKSAPSRIIVVASSLYRLATFNLENPNPTSTLPGYLYYASKEANILFTKELARRLEGTGVTANCLHPGMIDSGIWRSVPAPLSWGLWAINKCFFKTPFQGCQTSVMLAVDEQLEKVTGKYYSDCAESALSESVSDPQRARKLWEVSEKMVKLEENDPRIEAGVQQ, encoded by the exons ATGTGTGAAGGTTGTGCGAAaccttttttgtatttatttggatTCAAACCACTCTCGATATGGGTTTCTCTGA ACATGATCGTCGCAGAAGCGTGGAGGTCGAGCTACCTCTTCTGGGTGTTCCCGCTCCTCATCGTGCTGGTCATCCTCGCTATTCTGGGCGTCTTCACCGTTCTACTTGGAATCAG GTTATACGCGCAATACACCTGCGGTCGCTACCGCGGTAAAGCCAGGATGGACGGCAAGACAGTCATCGTGACCGGCTGCACCAGCGGCATTGGCCGGGAGACGGCCAAGGAGTTGGCCAAGCGGGGCGCTACGGTCATCATGGCTTGTCGGAATGTGGAGGCGGCGGAGAAGGTTAAAG AGAAAATCATCGACGCGACAAAGAACTCCAAAGTCGAGGTAAAGAAGCTGGACCTCAGTTCCTTCTCCTCTATCCGCGCCTTCGCCGAAGACATCAACAAAAACGTACAGAAACTGGACGTGCTCATCCACAACGCCGGCTACGCTGAGACCTTCAAGAGAAACAAGTCCCAGGATGACATAGAATTAACCATGGCTACCAATCATTACGGTCCTTTCTTGCTAACACATCTTCTTATTGATTTACTGAAGAAAAGCGCACCATCAAGGATTATCGTCGTAGCTTCATCTCTATACCGTCTAGCTACTTTTAATCTTGAAAACCCAAACCCCACTTCCACTTTACCCGGTTATTTGTACTATGCGTCCAAGGAAGCTAATATACTCTTCACCAAAGAGCTGGCAAGACGTTTAGAAGGTACCGGAGTTACAGCCAACTGTCTTCATCCAGGCATGATTGACAGTGGAATTTGGAGGTCCGTCCCTGCGCCTTTAAGCTGGGGTCTTTGGGCTATCAACAAATGCTTCTTCAAGACGCCATTCCAGGGGTGTCAGACATCAGTCATGTTGGCTGTAGATGAACAGCTTGAGAAGGTTACTGGAAAGTAttattcagattgtgcagagaGCGCGTTGTCGGAGTCAGTTTCTGATCCGCAAAGGGCGAGAAAGCTTTGGGAAGTGTCGGAGAAGATGGTGAAACTTGAAGAGAATGATCCGAGGATTGAAGCCGGAGTACAGCAATAA
- the LOC133529579 gene encoding retinol dehydrogenase 14 isoform X1 — protein MTGVPISLSRSTDERTRDVISNYLRKCFCRREDKSVDMIVAEAWRSSYLFWVFPLLIVLVILAILGVFTVLLGIRLYAQYTCGRYRGKARMDGKTVIVTGCTSGIGRETAKELAKRGATVIMACRNVEAAEKVKEKIIDATKNSKVEVKKLDLSSFSSIRAFAEDINKNVQKLDVLIHNAGYAETFKRNKSQDDIELTMATNHYGPFLLTHLLIDLLKKSAPSRIIVVASSLYRLATFNLENPNPTSTLPGYLYYASKEANILFTKELARRLEGTGVTANCLHPGMIDSGIWRSVPAPLSWGLWAINKCFFKTPFQGCQTSVMLAVDEQLEKVTGKYYSDCAESALSESVSDPQRARKLWEVSEKMVKLEENDPRIEAGVQQ, from the exons ATGACCGGGGTACCAATCAGTTTGAGCAGATCCACAGACGAGCGTACACGTGACGTTATATCAAATTACTTGAGAAAGTGTTTCTGTCGAAGAGAAGATAAATCAGTCG ACATGATCGTCGCAGAAGCGTGGAGGTCGAGCTACCTCTTCTGGGTGTTCCCGCTCCTCATCGTGCTGGTCATCCTCGCTATTCTGGGCGTCTTCACCGTTCTACTTGGAATCAG GTTATACGCGCAATACACCTGCGGTCGCTACCGCGGTAAAGCCAGGATGGACGGCAAGACAGTCATCGTGACCGGCTGCACCAGCGGCATTGGCCGGGAGACGGCCAAGGAGTTGGCCAAGCGGGGCGCTACGGTCATCATGGCTTGTCGGAATGTGGAGGCGGCGGAGAAGGTTAAAG AGAAAATCATCGACGCGACAAAGAACTCCAAAGTCGAGGTAAAGAAGCTGGACCTCAGTTCCTTCTCCTCTATCCGCGCCTTCGCCGAAGACATCAACAAAAACGTACAGAAACTGGACGTGCTCATCCACAACGCCGGCTACGCTGAGACCTTCAAGAGAAACAAGTCCCAGGATGACATAGAATTAACCATGGCTACCAATCATTACGGTCCTTTCTTGCTAACACATCTTCTTATTGATTTACTGAAGAAAAGCGCACCATCAAGGATTATCGTCGTAGCTTCATCTCTATACCGTCTAGCTACTTTTAATCTTGAAAACCCAAACCCCACTTCCACTTTACCCGGTTATTTGTACTATGCGTCCAAGGAAGCTAATATACTCTTCACCAAAGAGCTGGCAAGACGTTTAGAAGGTACCGGAGTTACAGCCAACTGTCTTCATCCAGGCATGATTGACAGTGGAATTTGGAGGTCCGTCCCTGCGCCTTTAAGCTGGGGTCTTTGGGCTATCAACAAATGCTTCTTCAAGACGCCATTCCAGGGGTGTCAGACATCAGTCATGTTGGCTGTAGATGAACAGCTTGAGAAGGTTACTGGAAAGTAttattcagattgtgcagagaGCGCGTTGTCGGAGTCAGTTTCTGATCCGCAAAGGGCGAGAAAGCTTTGGGAAGTGTCGGAGAAGATGGTGAAACTTGAAGAGAATGATCCGAGGATTGAAGCCGGAGTACAGCAATAA
- the LOC133529579 gene encoding retinol dehydrogenase 14 isoform X4 gives MIVAEAWRSSYLFWVFPLLIVLVILAILGVFTVLLGIRLYAQYTCGRYRGKARMDGKTVIVTGCTSGIGRETAKELAKRGATVIMACRNVEAAEKVKEKIIDATKNSKVEVKKLDLSSFSSIRAFAEDINKNVQKLDVLIHNAGYAETFKRNKSQDDIELTMATNHYGPFLLTHLLIDLLKKSAPSRIIVVASSLYRLATFNLENPNPTSTLPGYLYYASKEANILFTKELARRLEGTGVTANCLHPGMIDSGIWRSVPAPLSWGLWAINKCFFKTPFQGCQTSVMLAVDEQLEKVTGKYYSDCAESALSESVSDPQRARKLWEVSEKMVKLEENDPRIEAGVQQ, from the exons ATGATCGTCGCAGAAGCGTGGAGGTCGAGCTACCTCTTCTGGGTGTTCCCGCTCCTCATCGTGCTGGTCATCCTCGCTATTCTGGGCGTCTTCACCGTTCTACTTGGAATCAG GTTATACGCGCAATACACCTGCGGTCGCTACCGCGGTAAAGCCAGGATGGACGGCAAGACAGTCATCGTGACCGGCTGCACCAGCGGCATTGGCCGGGAGACGGCCAAGGAGTTGGCCAAGCGGGGCGCTACGGTCATCATGGCTTGTCGGAATGTGGAGGCGGCGGAGAAGGTTAAAG AGAAAATCATCGACGCGACAAAGAACTCCAAAGTCGAGGTAAAGAAGCTGGACCTCAGTTCCTTCTCCTCTATCCGCGCCTTCGCCGAAGACATCAACAAAAACGTACAGAAACTGGACGTGCTCATCCACAACGCCGGCTACGCTGAGACCTTCAAGAGAAACAAGTCCCAGGATGACATAGAATTAACCATGGCTACCAATCATTACGGTCCTTTCTTGCTAACACATCTTCTTATTGATTTACTGAAGAAAAGCGCACCATCAAGGATTATCGTCGTAGCTTCATCTCTATACCGTCTAGCTACTTTTAATCTTGAAAACCCAAACCCCACTTCCACTTTACCCGGTTATTTGTACTATGCGTCCAAGGAAGCTAATATACTCTTCACCAAAGAGCTGGCAAGACGTTTAGAAGGTACCGGAGTTACAGCCAACTGTCTTCATCCAGGCATGATTGACAGTGGAATTTGGAGGTCCGTCCCTGCGCCTTTAAGCTGGGGTCTTTGGGCTATCAACAAATGCTTCTTCAAGACGCCATTCCAGGGGTGTCAGACATCAGTCATGTTGGCTGTAGATGAACAGCTTGAGAAGGTTACTGGAAAGTAttattcagattgtgcagagaGCGCGTTGTCGGAGTCAGTTTCTGATCCGCAAAGGGCGAGAAAGCTTTGGGAAGTGTCGGAGAAGATGGTGAAACTTGAAGAGAATGATCCGAGGATTGAAGCCGGAGTACAGCAATAA
- the LOC133529579 gene encoding retinol dehydrogenase 14 isoform X3 → MFDCRPISRFDHCVYNVTVDVHMIVAEAWRSSYLFWVFPLLIVLVILAILGVFTVLLGIRLYAQYTCGRYRGKARMDGKTVIVTGCTSGIGRETAKELAKRGATVIMACRNVEAAEKVKEKIIDATKNSKVEVKKLDLSSFSSIRAFAEDINKNVQKLDVLIHNAGYAETFKRNKSQDDIELTMATNHYGPFLLTHLLIDLLKKSAPSRIIVVASSLYRLATFNLENPNPTSTLPGYLYYASKEANILFTKELARRLEGTGVTANCLHPGMIDSGIWRSVPAPLSWGLWAINKCFFKTPFQGCQTSVMLAVDEQLEKVTGKYYSDCAESALSESVSDPQRARKLWEVSEKMVKLEENDPRIEAGVQQ, encoded by the exons ATGTTCGATTGTAGACCTATTAGTAGATTtgatcattgtgtgtataatgtTACTGTTGATGTGC ACATGATCGTCGCAGAAGCGTGGAGGTCGAGCTACCTCTTCTGGGTGTTCCCGCTCCTCATCGTGCTGGTCATCCTCGCTATTCTGGGCGTCTTCACCGTTCTACTTGGAATCAG GTTATACGCGCAATACACCTGCGGTCGCTACCGCGGTAAAGCCAGGATGGACGGCAAGACAGTCATCGTGACCGGCTGCACCAGCGGCATTGGCCGGGAGACGGCCAAGGAGTTGGCCAAGCGGGGCGCTACGGTCATCATGGCTTGTCGGAATGTGGAGGCGGCGGAGAAGGTTAAAG AGAAAATCATCGACGCGACAAAGAACTCCAAAGTCGAGGTAAAGAAGCTGGACCTCAGTTCCTTCTCCTCTATCCGCGCCTTCGCCGAAGACATCAACAAAAACGTACAGAAACTGGACGTGCTCATCCACAACGCCGGCTACGCTGAGACCTTCAAGAGAAACAAGTCCCAGGATGACATAGAATTAACCATGGCTACCAATCATTACGGTCCTTTCTTGCTAACACATCTTCTTATTGATTTACTGAAGAAAAGCGCACCATCAAGGATTATCGTCGTAGCTTCATCTCTATACCGTCTAGCTACTTTTAATCTTGAAAACCCAAACCCCACTTCCACTTTACCCGGTTATTTGTACTATGCGTCCAAGGAAGCTAATATACTCTTCACCAAAGAGCTGGCAAGACGTTTAGAAGGTACCGGAGTTACAGCCAACTGTCTTCATCCAGGCATGATTGACAGTGGAATTTGGAGGTCCGTCCCTGCGCCTTTAAGCTGGGGTCTTTGGGCTATCAACAAATGCTTCTTCAAGACGCCATTCCAGGGGTGTCAGACATCAGTCATGTTGGCTGTAGATGAACAGCTTGAGAAGGTTACTGGAAAGTAttattcagattgtgcagagaGCGCGTTGTCGGAGTCAGTTTCTGATCCGCAAAGGGCGAGAAAGCTTTGGGAAGTGTCGGAGAAGATGGTGAAACTTGAAGAGAATGATCCGAGGATTGAAGCCGGAGTACAGCAATAA